In the genome of bacterium, the window CCAGATGACTCCGACAATCAGTTCCGCGGTTCGCATCAGTGGTATCGGCCCGAGCTACTTGAAGGCGCGCAACAGGTCAGCGTACAGCCCCTTCAAATCCGAGGACGCCTGGTCCAGTTCGGCGACTTTGGCCTCCAGTCGCTTGAGCAGTTGCCGCTTTTCAATGGCGTTGCGGATCACCAACCGCAAGTCCTCATTCTCCCAGGGCTTCTCGATGTACTGGTAGAGCCCGACATCGTTGATCGCCTTGATGGCGTTTTCCTTGTCGGCGTACCCGGTGAGCAGCACCCGGGTTGCCTGCGGCTGGATGTCCTTGGCGCGGAGAAAGAAGTCGATGCCGTTGAGATCCGGCATCAGGTAGTCGGAGATGATGACATCCACCGGCCGCGCCTGCAAGGCCGTGAGCGCTTCCAAAGGCGAGGTGAATGCGAGAACCTCGTAGTCGGTCTCGAGGGTGAGAAAGTTCTTGATGCTCTGGATGACCATCGGCTCATCGTCAATGATCATGACCACTTGACGTTCTGGTTTGTCGTGTGCCGCCGGCATGCGGGTATCCTTCTCCGTTGCAGTTTTGAAAGTCGCGCGAAGATACCCCGATTGCCGGTTGCTGTCAACCCGGCCCCGCGCGGCGATCTTACTCGTAGTCAATCAACAGCAGATTCACGTCATCGGGCAGCGCGCGGCCGCCGACTCCGCGCGCGGCCGCCAGCCGTTCCAACAACTCCTCGCCGTCCAGCTGGCGCAGTGAGTCCACCAATCCGACCAATTCGCGCGGGTCGAATGTCTCGCCCAAATCAATGCGGCTGTCGAGGAGTCCGTCGGTGTAAAGCAGGATACGCTCCCCCGGGCGCAGCCGAATGTCCTCCCGCTCGACGCCGCGGTACAGCGAATCGGGCACCACACCCAATGGCAGCCCGTTGAGCACCCACAGCCGCGTCGGCGCGCCGTTGTCACGCGACATCAGAATCGGGTGCGGCCCGCCCGCGGACGCGCCGGTCACCGCGCCGCTGGTCCCGTCGGCGTTGAGCACGAACGCCGTGACGAATTGGTGCCGCGGCATGAAGGCCGCCAGCCGGCGGTTCATCTCCGCCAGCATCTTGTCGCAGCACTGGCCGCGCTCCGAGGCCTCCCAGAACATCACCTTGACCAGCATCGTGCCCAACGATGCCGGCACACCATGCCCGGCGACATCGGCCACGATCGCGTTGAATTGCCCGTCGCCCCTGACGGCGATGTCGTAATAGTCCCCTCCCAGAAGCCCGGTCGGGTAGTAGCGGTGGTAGAAGCGGAATCGTCCGTGGTCGGTCAAACGGCGCGGCAGGATCGACTGTTGCACCTGTTGCGCCAGCGCCAGTTCCTGCTCCCAGCGCTCGGCCGATTGACGCAGCGACTCACGATCGCGCAGCGCCAGATCGAGCTCCCGCAGTCGCTCGCCGAGATGCTGCCGCATCGTCCGATGCTCGATCGCGTTGCGCAGAACCATCTTCAGGTGATCGTTGTCCCACGGCTTCTCGAGGTACTGGTAGAGGTTCACCTCGTTGATCGCCGCGATCGCGCTCTCCTTGTCGGCGTAACCGGTCAGGAGGATGCGGGGCACGTCGGGGGCGACCTTCGCCAACTCGCGGAAAAACT includes:
- a CDS encoding SpoIIE family protein phosphatase translates to MNSAAKPPTILLVDDDAIVTSAIANLLELETDYRVLSHHNPVQALELARREPVDVAISDFLMPEMDGLQFFRELAKVAPDVPRILLTGYADKESAIAAINEVNLYQYLEKPWDNDHLKMVLRNAIEHRTMRQHLGERLRELDLALRDRESLRQSAERWEQELALAQQVQQSILPRRLTDHGRFRFYHRYYPTGLLGGDYYDIAVRGDGQFNAIVADVAGHGVPASLGTMLVKVMFWEASERGQCCDKMLAEMNRRLAAFMPRHQFVTAFVLNADGTSGAVTGASAGGPHPILMSRDNGAPTRLWVLNGLPLGVVPDSLYRGVEREDIRLRPGERILLYTDGLLDSRIDLGETFDPRELVGLVDSLRQLDGEELLERLAAARGVGGRALPDDVNLLLIDYE
- a CDS encoding response regulator; this encodes MPAAHDKPERQVVMIIDDEPMVIQSIKNFLTLETDYEVLAFTSPLEALTALQARPVDVIISDYLMPDLNGIDFFLRAKDIQPQATRVLLTGYADKENAIKAINDVGLYQYIEKPWENEDLRLVIRNAIEKRQLLKRLEAKVAELDQASSDLKGLYADLLRAFK